One window from the genome of Candidatus Manganitrophaceae bacterium encodes:
- the moeB gene encoding molybdopterin-synthase adenylyltransferase MoeB, whose protein sequence is MTFTEEQLVRYSRHIILSEVGGLGQKKIGAARVLIVGAGGLGSPIALYLAAAGVGTIGIIDPDVVDLSNLHRQVIHHTADLDRPKVTSAQEKIAALNPDVKVIPHVEYLNAKNALDLFGDYDYIIDGTDNLPVKFLINDAAFFAKKPFIHGGILRFEGQLFTILPAESACYRCIFPEPPPTGIVPTCQEGGVLGALAGLIGTLQATEVLKLILGIGLPLTNRILSYDALRTVFREIPIRKNPGCPLCGSQATITKLEMEEQAVCDLKPADTALREK, encoded by the coding sequence ATGACTTTTACAGAAGAACAACTCGTTCGCTACAGCAGACATATCATCCTCTCAGAGGTCGGTGGCTTAGGTCAGAAAAAAATCGGCGCGGCCAGAGTTCTGATCGTCGGTGCCGGGGGTCTGGGTTCACCCATCGCCCTCTATCTGGCGGCGGCCGGTGTCGGCACCATTGGAATCATCGATCCCGATGTGGTGGACCTCTCCAATCTCCACCGACAGGTTATCCATCACACTGCGGACCTCGACAGGCCCAAGGTCACATCCGCCCAGGAGAAGATTGCGGCCCTCAATCCGGACGTGAAGGTCATCCCCCACGTAGAATATCTCAATGCGAAAAATGCACTGGATCTCTTCGGCGACTACGATTACATCATTGACGGCACAGATAATCTTCCGGTAAAGTTTCTGATTAACGATGCCGCATTCTTCGCCAAAAAACCATTTATCCATGGGGGAATCCTTCGGTTTGAGGGACAGCTTTTTACAATTCTCCCAGCTGAAAGTGCCTGCTACCGTTGCATCTTTCCTGAACCGCCTCCGACTGGAATCGTCCCCACATGTCAGGAAGGAGGGGTTCTCGGGGCGCTTGCCGGTCTGATCGGAACCCTTCAGGCAACCGAAGTGCTTAAGCTGATCCTCGGAATCGGCTTACCCTTGACCAATCGCATCCTCTCCTATGATGCCCTTCGGACGGTGTTTCGCGAGATACCGATTCGGAAAAACCCCGGTTGCCCACTTTGCGGGTCACAGGCGACGATTACAAAATTAGAAATGGAGGAACAGGCGGTCTGCGATCTCAAACCAGCGGATACCGCCCTCCGGGAAAAATGA